In the Plasmodium gaboni strain SY75 chromosome 13, whole genome shotgun sequence genome, tatatatatattacttaataaaaaaagaaaagcttaaaaatatataaattaaattaaaaataatatggtagaaataaaaatataaaacaattTTTAGAACAAAGATGAATAActtacatatatttataaatttttgaaaataataaaagaaaaatataaaataatcaatattatattttatttatttatattaatatgtgAAGGATAAAAATAGGTACTTTATAGTATTTCTAATACACTTTCAAGAAAAATGTGATCTAATAAtagtatataaaattattatatatatacaatacatatatatatttaatatatattttaaataatttttatttaaatattataaattattattttttccatattatataataaaggttatttgttcataataaaatatattattaattaatataattaaaaagtcttaaaaaaaaaaaaatatatatatatatttgagAATTCTTAgatgaaatatttttttaattatagGAATCATATTAAacacattatatatatataataaaatatataaaatatatttatagcataaatatattattatgaaattCTAAGGCGAACTTGacattttttctttaaaaattaattgtataatataaattataagtgtgttaacatttatattaataataaataagaattaaaaacgaatatattatttgaagaaaaaacctgtataattttatttagaatgtgttaaataaataattataaatgaataaataaataaatatatatatatatatatatatatatatatatatatatattattatattgatgtgtttttaataaacgtattaattttttttattttaaatttttttatttatacttataattattttattttatttttttttagaaatgagtattatattaacatttttaGCTTTGTTTATTTATCTTATTTTTGTGTTACAATATATTACGGAGGATGTACATAAATATGTGTACACCGAAATTTGTGAAAAAGGGGCGAATGAAAATGAATCAAGCGTATATTGTATGAAGGATCATAAGAAGAAGAATTctttatatgtttataaacatattatgAAATTTTTCTTAGATACATATAAATCATTTCCCAATGAAATTGCATTAATAGAAAATGCTAATGGGGAACcacaaaattatataacatatgataatttttttagaAAGGTATCATCATTTAGTCATAGTTTGAATACTTATGAAGGGAAAGGTATTgaatcaaaaaaatatgatgaagaacaaaataatgGTATATTTAAATTGTTAGGTATATATGGTAGTAATTCGATTAATTGGCTAGCTTCTGATTTGAGTGCAATGTTGAGTGGTGTTACTACATTAGTGATGCATTCCAAATTTAGTATTGATGCAATTgtagatatattaaatgaaacAAAATTAGAATGGTTATGTTTAGATTTAGATTTGGTTGAAGGATTATTGAATCATGTAAATGAATTACCACACTTAAAAAATCTTATAATTTTAGATACTTTTTCTAAAACTAAGgaattaaaattaaataaggaagaaaataaaaatgaatgCTCAGTTAATTGTAATAATGTGAATGGAAATGATTTATCTAATATGATTGAAGTTAAGTCTTCAGGTCCTGTGGAAtatgataaagaaaaacTAGAAAAGtataatgaattaaaagaaaaatgtgAGAAATATGGAAAGAGGCTAATATTGTTTGATGAAATGACAAGGACTGAAACTAAGGATTTCactattaaaaatgaagatcCTGATTTTATTACTTCTATTGTATATACATCTGGAACATCAGGAAAACCAAAGGGTGTTATGTTGAGcaataaaaatttttataatcaaatattttcattatataatcataGTGTAAGAGAAAGGTATAGTTTTAAAAATCATTTATCTTATTTACCAATATCTCATGTGTTTGAAAGAACATTTGCTTATACTATATTAATGTATGGTGGAACATTAAAAGTATGGGGTAAGGATCTTAATTATTTTTCgaaagatatatataattctaGGGAAAATGTCATGGGAGGGGTACCTAAGGTTTTTTGTAGAATTTATACTAATATTATGAAAGAAATAGAAAATTTGCCACCTACTAAAAGAAAGcttgtaaaaaaaattctatCTTTACGTAAatctaataataatggTCTTTTTAGTAAATTCCTTGAAAGTGTTTTTCATGTATCGagtaaaataaaaaataaaataaatcCCAATTTGGAAATTATACTAAGTGGTGGTGGGAAATTATCACCAGACATAGCTAAGGATTTTTGTTActtattaaatattaaatattttcaagGTTATGGTTTAACTGAAACTGGAGGTGCTATTCTTGGTAAACATGCGGATGATGAACATTTCGAATATATAGGAGGACCTATTGCTCcaaatacaaaatataaagtaAGGACATGGGAAACATATAAAGCAACAGATAAATTGCCAAAAGGTGAATTGTTAGTTAAAAGTGATTCTGTATTTAAAGGATACTTTTTAGAAAAAGAACATACCAAGAATTCTTTTACGAATGATGGTTTTTTTATAACTGGAGATGTTGTTCaaattaatgataatgGATCATTGAAATTTTTAGATAGATCAAAGGGTTTAGTTAAATTATCACAAGGAGAATACATAGAGACAGAAATGTTAAATAATCTATATTCAcaaatttcttttataaataattgCGTTGTTTATGGTGATGATTCTATGGATGGACCATTGGCTATCATTTCGGTTGATAAAGATTTATTTTTCCAATGTTTGAAAAACGATAATATGTTAGAAAAAACTGGCgttaatgaaaaaaattatgaagaCAAATTAActgatgaaaatataaataatactATTTTTGTTGATTATgttaaagaaaaaatgatgGAACTTTATAAAGGAACCAATTTAAGcagatataatattattaatcatatatatttaacatCCAAAATATGGGATACCAATAATTATCTTACTCCAACATTTAAGGTTAAAAgatttcatttatttaaagaTTACGCATTTTTCATTCATGAAGTTAA is a window encoding:
- a CDS encoding acyl-CoA synthetase codes for the protein MSIILTFLALFIYLIFVLQYITEDVHKYVYTEICEKGANENESSVYCMKDHKKKNSLYVYKHIMKFFLDTYKSFPNEIALIENANGEPQNYITYDNFFRKVSSFSHSLNTYEGKGIESKKYDEEQNNGIFKLLGIYGSNSINWLASDLSAMLSGVTTLVMHSKFSIDAIVDILNETKLEWLCLDLDLVEGLLNHVNELPHLKNLIILDTFSKTKELKLNKEENKNECSVNCNNVNGNDLSNMIEVKSSGPVEYDKEKLEKYNELKEKCEKYGKRLILFDEMTRTETKDFTIKNEDPDFITSIVYTSGTSGKPKGVMLSNKNFYNQIFSLYNHSVRERYSFKNHLSYLPISHVFERTFAYTILMYGGTLKVWGKDLNYFSKDIYNSRENVMGGVPKVFCRIYTNIMKEIENLPPTKRKLVKKILSLRKSNNNGLFSKFLESVFHVSSKIKNKINPNLEIILSGGGKLSPDIAKDFCYLLNIKYFQGYGLTETGGAILGKHADDEHFEYIGGPIAPNTKYKVRTWETYKATDKLPKGELLVKSDSVFKGYFLEKEHTKNSFTNDGFFITGDVVQINDNGSLKFLDRSKGLVKLSQGEYIETEMLNNLYSQISFINNCVVYGDDSMDGPLAIISVDKDLFFQCLKNDNMLEKTGVNEKNYEDKLTDENINNTIFVDYVKEKMMELYKGTNLSRYNIINHIYLTSKIWDTNNYLTPTFKVKRFHLFKDYAFFIHEVKEMYNNKLKGNDVDNKNNGKKKDQKKNDHKEKENDSSKLEKESVSKPPKTIVGKHEEGVENKKVKLRATNETRELERNK